The proteins below come from a single Oerskovia jenensis genomic window:
- the def gene encoding peptide deformylase codes for MFTFGRRRPTTYVLGQPVKSFPEIAPEVERGNILRITEIGESVLHTPCREVTEFGTPELAQLVDDLFTTMFVAEGVGLAAPQVGVDLRVFVYDVEDENEDRHVGHVVNPVLEVFDGPEDEIEESDEGCLSIPGAYSPLARPVKAVVRGVDQHGKPVELQGSHFLGRALQHEAQHLDGTLYFDHLTPAAQEAVIAEMHQERPGVLEERLELSEALGKTPAEYPVAPLR; via the coding sequence ATGTTCACCTTCGGCCGTCGTCGCCCCACCACCTACGTCCTGGGCCAGCCGGTCAAGTCCTTCCCGGAGATCGCCCCCGAGGTCGAGCGGGGCAACATCCTGCGCATCACCGAGATCGGTGAGTCCGTCCTGCACACACCGTGCCGTGAGGTCACAGAGTTCGGTACGCCCGAGCTCGCGCAGCTCGTCGACGACCTGTTCACGACGATGTTCGTCGCGGAGGGCGTGGGCCTGGCGGCGCCGCAGGTCGGCGTGGACCTGCGAGTCTTCGTGTACGACGTCGAGGACGAGAACGAGGACCGTCACGTCGGGCACGTCGTCAACCCGGTGCTGGAGGTCTTCGACGGTCCCGAGGACGAGATCGAGGAGAGCGACGAGGGGTGCCTCTCGATCCCGGGGGCGTACTCGCCGCTCGCCCGCCCCGTGAAGGCGGTCGTGCGCGGGGTCGACCAGCACGGCAAGCCCGTCGAGCTCCAGGGCTCGCACTTCCTGGGGCGTGCGCTCCAGCACGAGGCGCAGCACCTCGACGGGACGCTCTACTTCGACCACCTCACGCCTGCCGCGCAGGAGGCCGTGATCGCCGAGATGCACCAGGAACGCCCCGGCGTCCTGGAGGAGCGGCTCGAGCTGTCCGAGGCCCTGGGCAAGACGCCCGCCGAGTACCCGGTGGCGCCGCTGCGCTAG
- a CDS encoding HEAT repeat domain-containing protein codes for MATFVHLTPAANGERISRSGVAARSVGRIPGDERRGVFLFPVLRDHVATHQWSRELVRSQGRGRVVTVQVRLPDTEQVTVGRFDGVATSSTAAAAVARITGLTDPRGWEVFLPRAVSVAEVRHVRELRRPVGWRYVPDAHGTAPCTCRGCRAPGTFGAARLLERRPDPVDGPWPGVPVLLARLESVDSSDVTAILEVLDGFGGRRRGPVERLAHLAEHPDPEVRAALVWRVAGWSTPGARPLVERLANDPDEEVREAAAAWSADEE; via the coding sequence ATGGCCACCTTCGTCCATCTGACCCCGGCCGCGAACGGGGAGAGGATCAGTCGCTCGGGCGTCGCGGCCCGGAGCGTCGGACGCATCCCGGGTGACGAGCGGCGAGGTGTCTTCCTCTTCCCGGTCCTGCGGGACCATGTCGCCACCCACCAGTGGTCGCGTGAGCTGGTCCGGTCTCAAGGGCGCGGGCGAGTGGTCACGGTCCAGGTGCGGCTCCCCGACACCGAACAGGTGACGGTCGGCCGCTTCGACGGGGTCGCCACCTCGTCGACCGCGGCCGCCGCCGTGGCCCGCATCACGGGGCTGACCGACCCTCGCGGCTGGGAGGTCTTCCTTCCCCGGGCGGTCTCGGTCGCGGAGGTGAGGCACGTCCGGGAGCTGCGCAGGCCCGTGGGGTGGCGGTACGTCCCCGACGCGCACGGCACCGCGCCGTGCACCTGCCGGGGATGCCGGGCGCCGGGGACGTTCGGGGCCGCGCGTCTGCTCGAACGGCGCCCCGACCCGGTCGACGGTCCGTGGCCCGGAGTGCCGGTCCTCCTGGCACGGTTGGAGTCGGTCGACTCCTCCGACGTCACGGCGATCCTCGAGGTCCTGGACGGCTTCGGAGGGCGCCGCCGAGGCCCCGTCGAGCGGCTCGCGCACCTCGCAGAGCATCCCGACCCGGAGGTGCGGGCTGCGCTCGTCTGGAGGGTCGCAGGCTGGTCGACCCCGGGAGCACGTCCGCTGGTCGAACGGCTCGCGAACGATCCTGACGAGGAGGTGCGTGAAGCGGCCGCAGCATGGTCGGCGGACGAGGAGTGA
- a CDS encoding alpha/beta hydrolase family protein, with protein MTRSSGAAVGGLLLTPGAGAGRDHPTLVAVEEAVAPLPVRRVDFPYRLAGKRMPDRAPVAVAHLVEEAARFAAEEGFAPDRLVLGGRSYGGRMCSVAVAEGLPAAGLVLLSYPLHPPGKPEKLRVDHFPQLTVPVLFVSGTTDPFGSPTEFDEHVAAIPGPVTQVRLPGAHDVRNDHAAVSDAVVRWLATL; from the coding sequence ATGACGCGTTCATCAGGCGCAGCGGTCGGCGGGCTTCTTCTCACGCCGGGGGCCGGGGCCGGTCGCGACCACCCGACGCTCGTCGCTGTCGAGGAGGCCGTGGCCCCGCTGCCCGTGCGCCGGGTCGACTTCCCGTACCGGCTCGCCGGGAAGCGCATGCCTGACCGGGCGCCGGTCGCGGTCGCGCACCTGGTCGAGGAGGCCGCGCGCTTCGCCGCCGAGGAGGGCTTCGCGCCCGACCGGCTCGTGCTCGGCGGCCGGTCCTACGGCGGACGCATGTGCTCGGTCGCCGTGGCCGAGGGCCTGCCCGCGGCCGGTCTCGTGCTGCTGAGCTACCCCCTGCACCCGCCGGGCAAGCCCGAGAAGCTGCGCGTCGACCACTTCCCGCAGCTCACGGTCCCCGTGCTGTTCGTGTCGGGCACGACCGACCCGTTCGGCTCCCCCACCGAGTTCGACGAGCACGTCGCCGCGATCCCCGGGCCGGTCACCCAGGTGCGACTGCCCGGCGCCCACGACGTGCGCAACGACCACGCGGCGGTGAGCGACGCCGTCGTGCGGTGGTTGGCGACGCTCTAG
- a CDS encoding formylglycine-generating enzyme family protein, with protein sequence MAPASTPPAFSPPRLVRVPGGALALRDARTGSARDTTLQGFEIGRTPVTWAEVRSVPVPPGSAPRSAPPRSSGPPGGPSPTPPDDVPAHPVTWFDAVRWCNAASIVAGLAPAYTLDGRSVRWDVSADGYRLPTEGEWEWACRAGTTTPTYGPLAAVAWTAADEVEGPQPVGNKAPNVFGTHDQLGNVWEWCWDYADTARYGDYRSLRGGGWADREWSVRASVRRGSAPDAVLEDVGFRVARGAVGQRGAREAQGWSAAADHERADVRGPRPVGWTPLRDLTD encoded by the coding sequence ATGGCTCCCGCGAGCACGCCCCCGGCCTTCTCCCCGCCCCGGCTCGTCCGGGTCCCCGGCGGCGCGCTCGCCCTGCGAGACGCCCGCACCGGCTCCGCCCGGGACACGACCCTCCAGGGCTTCGAGATCGGTCGGACCCCGGTCACGTGGGCAGAGGTCCGCTCCGTGCCCGTGCCGCCGGGCAGCGCGCCCCGGAGCGCCCCGCCCCGGAGCAGCGGGCCCCCGGGCGGCCCGTCACCGACCCCGCCCGACGACGTCCCCGCGCACCCCGTGACCTGGTTCGACGCCGTCCGCTGGTGCAACGCGGCGTCGATCGTCGCGGGCCTGGCCCCGGCCTACACCCTCGACGGTCGCTCGGTCCGCTGGGACGTGAGCGCCGACGGCTACCGTCTGCCGACCGAGGGCGAGTGGGAGTGGGCGTGCCGCGCGGGGACGACCACCCCGACGTACGGCCCGCTGGCCGCGGTCGCCTGGACCGCGGCCGACGAGGTCGAGGGCCCGCAGCCGGTCGGTAACAAGGCCCCCAACGTGTTCGGCACGCACGACCAGCTCGGCAACGTCTGGGAGTGGTGCTGGGACTACGCCGACACCGCGCGCTACGGCGACTACCGCAGCCTGCGCGGGGGAGGGTGGGCCGACCGCGAGTGGAGCGTGCGCGCCTCGGTGCGCCGGGGCAGCGCACCCGACGCCGTGCTCGAGGACGTGGGCTTCCGGGTGGCGCGCGGCGCCGTCGGGCAGCGGGGGGCGCGCGAGGCGCAGGGGTGGTCGGCCGCGGCCGACCACGAGCGGGCCGACGTCCGCGGTCCGCGACCCGTCGGGTGGACCCCGCTGCGCGACCTCACGGACTAG